The Campylobacter sp. genome contains the following window.
GCTTATCGATAACCCAATTCATCCAATCGGTATCATTATCCTGGATTGGGTATGTGTAATTGTGTTTCATCAATAGCTCGTTCATATTGCTTAAAATATCATATTTCTTCAAGTCCTCTTTAGAAATATATTCCGCAACAAACGCCATCTAGCCCTCCTTGAGAAATTCTATAATTTAAAGTAGATCGCTCGTATATAGACCGAACAAAGACGAGATTTCAAATTTAATCCTTTTACTGACGAGAACTTATCGTTAAAGCTGCCAATTTATATGCGATTATCATCAATTCTTACTATAATTTTTCGTAAAATTCGTTATGAAATTTAAAAATTTCAGGCGCTTTGTCACTCGCCACCTCTTTTAAATTTAGCGTCTAAAAATACGCAGAATTTCACGCCGTATAGGTAGAAAATCCAGCTTATGTAGATCCACAGAAAGAAAAATAACGCGACCGAAAACGAGCCGTAGATACTAAGATAGGTTTTGTTATAAAAGACGTATTGCGCGAAAACCAGTCTTGAAAGCCACCATAAAATCGATGCTACGAGCGATGAGGCAAGCACTGCTTTTGCGCGGATCTCGCGGTTGATCGCCGTAGCATAAGTGATCGCAAATATCCCCCAAACGATTAAGTAGGGTAGAATTTTAAGCAAATTTATCCAGCTCGTAAGCTCAGTTTTATTTAGTAGCTCCTGAAGCTCGCCGCTGATATAAAACGACGCTCCAAGCCCCACAGGAGCGAGCGTCATCAGAGTCCAGTAGGTGCTTAGACTCTTAAAAAAGCTCCGCTCGGGCGAATGCGAAATGCGCGCAATTATCGCTTCAAAATCTCCGAAAAACAGCACCGACGTAACTAGCACCGCGCAAAAGCCCGTTACGCCAAGGCTTAGCCCGTTTGCCATAAATTCCTCGATATAGTGCGCCATGCTCGCTTGATTTGCGGGCAGGAAGTTTGAAAAAATAAAGCCCATAATCTTATCGTAGTAGCCTTTGAAGCTTGGCAGCTGCATAAAAACGCTAAGCGAGACCATCAGCACCGGCAGTAGCGCCAGAATCGTGTGAAAGCTAAGGCTTGATGCATGGTGCATGAGCTCGGTATCGTAGAGGCGGAAAAAATTTTTGAGTCGGCTTTGCGCTTGCTTAAGCGTCGGTATTAGTTTTTTCATACGGGCGATTTTACATTAAAAATTTAGAATTTCATATAAATTTGCGCAATTTTTCTTTTGTATCGTGGTATATCGTCTATAAAATTTAAAGCTAAAAAATGCGACTACAAATATATAAATTTATATCTCGAATTTAGTCTAAATTTAGGAAAATTTTTCTAATATGCTAAAAAATAATATTAAATATATCCATAACGAAGGGAAAATAATGGAACGAAGGAAAACGATGAAATTTAAAATTTCATTAGCGGCATGTATGTGCTTACTATGCAGCAGTTTGGCTGCAGCGCAAAATGGCGGTAATTCTGCGCCTGAAAAGTCGCAGAATATGGGTGTAATCGAGGTAAATTCCGTCGGCGATAATATCAGCGAGAGCGGCATCGACGAGGGCTTTTTGAGCAAAAATGTGCAGCAAGGCATGCTTGCCGGCAAGCGCGCTTTAGATCTTCCGTATCAGATCAACACGATCAGCAAGGAGATCATGAATCACCAGGGCGTCACCGGCTATGAGGAGGCGGTTAAATACTTCCCGTCCGCGCAGATTCAGATGCGCGGCGGCGCTACGGTCGGACGTCCGCAGACGCGCGGCTTTGAGGGCAGCGTCGTAGGCAACAGCTTCTGGGACGGCTTTTATACGATTTCGACGACGGCGATTCCGATGGCGATGTTTGAGAGCTTTCAGGTACAAAACGGCGTCGCAGGCTCGCTCTACGGCGCGCAAAATCCGGTGGGCATTTTCAGCTACACGCGCAAGCGCCCCGTAAAAGATCAGTACATCATCTGGAGCGATTATATGTCGCGAAGCAACCTAGGTCTTGGTTTTGATCTATCCGATAAATTTGAAAAATTCGGCTACCGCGCGGTGTTTTACGGATCCAACGGCGACAGACAGCCGAAGGGCTCAAATTTACAGCGTCGCTTAGCCAGCATCACGATGGAATTTTATCCGACGGGCGATCTAACGTTCGAAACCGCGGCTAGTTATTACGAGCACAATACTAAAGGCTTTGCGGGGCAGTTTGCCCTCGGCGTAATAAACGGTAAGATCACGGATGGAATTACGCTTCCAAAAGCGGTGGACTCCTCAGAGCGCGGTCTTGGTCAGAGCTTTGGAGGCATGCATCTAAAAACCACTACCGCAAGCGCAAAATTTAAATTTACGCCTACCGATAAATGGTATTTAGAGGGCGGCTTTCAGTTTCAGCGTGCCGATCGTGATACTCACGGCGTCGTAAACTATTTGCTTCCCGAAGGGTTTGATTGCGCAAATTATGCCGCTTTACCGCCTAAAAAGAGACCAGGCATATGTAATAGTAATCCGAATGCAAAATGGACGAAGCCGGGCGATTATTATACTCAACACAGCGGCGGTGCTACGGCGGCATATAGATTCGATCTGCCAAGCGGCTATCTCAAGGCTAATACGCAGTTTAACACGGGCGATATCGAGCACGATTTCAGCGTGCAGACTAACGGCTATCACTGGACGCAGGATAGATATAAAAACGCGAGCACAAACTACACCTCGCCTACCATAGGCAATATCTACGATCCTAAAATTCTAAATTACACTGGCGCTAGGCGCGGAAGTGGGCTGTATCACTATGCGGTTTTGGATATGTATAACGTCTCGGTGTTAGACGATATCACGATAAACGATAAATTTGACGTGATGCTAAGCGCATCTAAGGCGTGGATGAGGCAGGAATCCTACAATGCCCGCCAGCAAAGACTTGTCAAAGCCTATAGCGATTCGGGCTATAGCTGGGCGGGAAGCCTGATCTTCCATCCGATAGAGGATGCTAGTATCTACTACACTTACGCAGATAGCTTACAGCAGGGCTCTACCTATGTTTATCCGGCGAGCAGCCCATATGCGGGAGAGGTCGCCTCTACGTCGCCGTATCGCTCCAAGCAACACGAGATCGGCGCTAAGATCCGCGTAGCCGATATGATCGATTTTAGCGTAGCGTATTTTGATATACGTCGCCCGATCGCGTATCTAAATAGCTCTACCGGAATCTACGGCATAAACGGCGAGCAGCGCAACCGTGGATTTGAGTTTATGAGCGGCGGACGAATTACGCAAAATTTAAGCGTGCTAGGAGGCTTTACCTACATCGATCCTAAGATGCATAACGTAAGTATCGAGGGCGCTAACCGCAAGGTCGTAAATGGCATCCCGAAAATCAATGCAAATTTAATGCTTGATTACGTGATCCCGGGCACAAACAAGCTTGCGGTCAGCACAAATTTTCACTACACCGGCAAGATGTATCTGGACGATTTAAACACTCAGCACACGCCTAGCTTTTTCGTTACTGATATCGGCATTAGATATACGAGCGAGCATCTTTTAGGCGATAAGACCACGCTACGTTTCAACGTAAATAATGTATTTAACAAAAAATACTGGGCGGGAATGTATCCTGCGAGTGCCGATGGCGAAGGCGGAATAAATCCAAAAAGTGTCCTAGGCTCGGCAAACGGCGTGACGCTCGGTGAGAGTAGAAGCTTCATGCTCTCTGCGGAGGTAAAATTTTAAAATCTAGCGGGTTTAAAATTTCTGCTTAAGCGGCGCGAATGATTATGGTGCCGCTTTTAAATTTATGAAATTTTATCGCTCTAAGCAGCGAGACTAAATTTAACGAGGCTTGGTTTTAATATATTTTAAAATTTAAGCCTCGCTTTTGGAATTTCAAACTTTGATTTTAAAATTTCGATCTTTAAATTTTTAAGTCACCGCGCCCGACTTGCTCGCAAAATTTATCCGCGCGCGGTTTAAAATTTAGCCGTTTTTGGTTATAATCTTTGCAAAACCACGAAACGGAGAGCAATGAAACAGATCCTCATCATCGCAAGCGGCGAGTTTGCGCGCCATTTTTTATCCCAGGTTTATAAGATCAAAGACGTCGTGCACAATTACCGCGTCGTCGCAAAAAACGCGCTCAGCGTCCCGGAGGCGCTGCAAAAAGAGCAAAATTTCAGCATCGAAATTTTCGATCCCACGAGCATTGAGCGGCTGCGCGCGGTGCTAAGCCTAGCGGAATTTGATCGCTGCATAATGATAATGGATGATGAGTTTGACGCCAAGGTGACGCTAGAAAATTTAAAGACGCTCGCTCCCGATTTAGAGCTGTACGCAGCCGATTTTTGGGGGCTTTTGCGCGATAATAAAAACGAAGCTCACGTAAAAATCGTAAATACTCTCGCGCTAAATTCCTCGCGCTTTATCGGCTTTTTGCCGGACAGTCCCGTTTTTGCTGATAACATCGGGCTTGGACGCGGAGAGATAATGGAGGTAAAAGTGCCCGTAGGAAGCTCGTTCGCGTATAAAAAAATCAGTACGCTTTCTAATGCCAAATATCAAATTCCGATGATCTACCGTCACAATAATTACATCGTAACGACGCCCGGCTCGCGGATATATCCGAATGATACGATCTTAGTCGTTGGTGAGCCTAGTGCGCTACGAGCGGTGTTTGCTGAAGTAAAAAAGCAAAGCGGGCAATTTCCATCGCCGTTTGGGCTAAATATTTTCGCGCTAATCGATATGAAAAAAATGAGCGGTGACGAGATAGCTAGGGCGGTTAGGGCGCTTGAGTTTTTGGATTTACATATTAGAAATCATAAAATTTATCTGCGAATTTTAAATCCTCTGCTAAACGACGCTTTTAGCGAGCTTAAAGCGCTGTGTGAGCGGGATAAATTTGAAATTCTCATCGATTACTCGGGCGAATTAAATTTAAAGCGCGACGTGAGCGAAAATAAAGCAGGCTTGGTAGTTTGCTCAAACGGAGTTTTCGAAGCGAAAAAAGCAGCACTTAAAGCGCTTGAAATTCCGGTGCTAAGCCTTGGAGAGGACGAGCTAAAAGATGTGCGTAAAAGCGTCGTGCTAAGTGCTGGCGAGCGGCTGCGCGAGGAATCAAGTATCGTCTTTGACATCAGCTCGCAGCTAGGGCTAGACGTGTATTTGTATCTTTTCGGCGAGAGCGAAAAGGGCGAGTTTGCGCAAAGCTACGTGAGCTTATCGAAGCTTTTTAAGCAGAGTTTATTCGTGATTCCTTGCGAGCGACAAAATCCGATTTTAGCGCTAGGTAGCGAGCGAGATCTGCTGCAGTTCGTGCCATTTAATGATAGAATTTTGGCGCGCAAGCTCACATCGATTTTTAATCAGGATTTGGATCAGATGTATTTTAAACTCGGCAAAAATCATCAAATTTTCGTTCCGAGCGATTACGGGTATGAAAAGTAATCGAAATTTATGTTACAATTACCCAAAAATCAAAGGCTAGCGTATGAAAATCGATCTTAATTTAGGCAAAAAATACAGCGTTTTTATCGACGAATTGCATAGTTTAAAACTTAGCGGCAAGGTCGCTATCGTGACAAATCCCAAAGTAGCGGGGCTGTGGCTTGATTTCTTACTGCAGCGGCTAGATTGCGAGCAAAAATTTATCATCACGATCCCAGACGGCGAGGAGTATAAAAATACCGCGAGCGTGGAGCAAATCTTAGAACAGCTTTTCAGCTCCAAGCTTGATCGCAAAAGCACGCTCATCGCCCTTGGCGGTGGTGTCATTAGCGATATAACGGGCTTTTGCGCGAGTATTTATGAACGCGGCATCGATTTTATCAATATTCCGACGACCCTGCTAGCGCAAGTGGACGCAAGCGTCGGCGGTAAAACGGGCGTGAATAATCGCTTCGGCAAAAATTTAATCGGCTCATTTTACCAGCCGCGCGCGGTTTATTGCGAGAGCAAATTTTTATCGACGCTTCCTGCGCGGGAGTTTGCCGCAGGCGTTGCGGAGGCTGTAAAGATGGCTGTATGCTTTGATGTCGAACTATTTAAATTTTTCGAGACGCACGATCTAAAAAGCGCCGATGAAATTTCGCACGTAATCGCGCGCTGCGTGGAGATTAAAGCGGGCGTCGTAGAGCGAGACGAGCGCGAAAGCGGCGTGCGTGCAGTGTTAAACTACGGACACACCTTAGCTCACGCTATCGAAAAAATTACTGATTATAAAAAATTTTTGCACGGCGAGGCTGTGGCGATCGGCATGGTGATGGCAAACGCGCTAGCGCGCCGTCTTGGTAAATTAAATGAGCTTGAAGAGGAGCAGATCCGTAAAGTGCTTCAAAAATTCGCGCTTCCGATAAAATTTCACGTAGAGGATGCGGCGGAATTTTACGAGCTATTTTTTCTCGATAAAAAGAGCGAAAACGGCAAGATAAAATTTATCCTGCCCGATGGCATTGGTAAATTCTACGCTTCCAAAGAGATCGCAAAAGATGAAGTAATCGCAGCGCTGAAAGAGTTTGAATGAGAGCGCTTGCAGCTATTTTTTTGATTTTTAATCTTGCATTTTGCGAGGCAAATTCTACGCTCTCCGCCGCGCACACGCGCTTAGAATCCAACGCTAGCTCCGCCGCTAGTGAGAAGAAAGATGAAAATTCTAAGCTATCCGCGTCGCTAAAAGATCAGATCCGTGTTATTGACGATGAGATTAAAAATAATATCTGGATCTCTCGCTTTTCAAATTTCATCGGCTATCAAAATTTACAAAAGCAATCCAGCCAGCTTGAAGCGGAGCTAAAAAAGAGCGCCGGCACCGATAAGATCGCAGAGATTCAAAAAAGACTTCGCGCCGTAAAAGAGCAGCTCATACTGCTAAAAGAGTATGAAAAATCTCCGTTTTTAGATATCATCGCGATGCCCGAAACTCCAGAGCCTGCGCGCATTACAAATCCTTTTTCGATAATTTCCGGTTTTTCTACGATTAGAAATTTGCAAGCTCAAAAGATGGAGCAGAAAAACGCCATCGAAAATATTAAAGCTTTAATCGATAAACTTGAAGCAAAAAGGGCGCTATATGAGCGTTTGATGCAGGTGGGTGCGGACGCAAGCGCTGCGGCGGAGCTTAAAAGCTTAGACTATGAGCTCGGAGAGTTCAGCTCCGCATATGAGATCGCGCAGACTACATACGACGTTTACGAAAAAAAGATCAACTCCCAAATCACCGTGCAGACCGCCGATATAAAAGCTCAAATCAAGCGCGCGGGAAACATCGCCGTATGGATACTCGTAGTCATCGCGCTGTCGTTTTTATGCAAGGTAGTGGCGAAAAAATATATCAAAAACGACGAGAATTTTTATATC
Protein-coding sequences here:
- a CDS encoding YihY family inner membrane protein; amino-acid sequence: MKKLIPTLKQAQSRLKNFFRLYDTELMHHASSLSFHTILALLPVLMVSLSVFMQLPSFKGYYDKIMGFIFSNFLPANQASMAHYIEEFMANGLSLGVTGFCAVLVTSVLFFGDFEAIIARISHSPERSFFKSLSTYWTLMTLAPVGLGASFYISGELQELLNKTELTSWINLLKILPYLIVWGIFAITYATAINREIRAKAVLASSLVASILWWLSRLVFAQYVFYNKTYLSIYGSFSVALFFFLWIYISWIFYLYGVKFCVFLDAKFKRGGE
- a CDS encoding TonB-dependent siderophore receptor, translating into MKFKISLAACMCLLCSSLAAAQNGGNSAPEKSQNMGVIEVNSVGDNISESGIDEGFLSKNVQQGMLAGKRALDLPYQINTISKEIMNHQGVTGYEEAVKYFPSAQIQMRGGATVGRPQTRGFEGSVVGNSFWDGFYTISTTAIPMAMFESFQVQNGVAGSLYGAQNPVGIFSYTRKRPVKDQYIIWSDYMSRSNLGLGFDLSDKFEKFGYRAVFYGSNGDRQPKGSNLQRRLASITMEFYPTGDLTFETAASYYEHNTKGFAGQFALGVINGKITDGITLPKAVDSSERGLGQSFGGMHLKTTTASAKFKFTPTDKWYLEGGFQFQRADRDTHGVVNYLLPEGFDCANYAALPPKKRPGICNSNPNAKWTKPGDYYTQHSGGATAAYRFDLPSGYLKANTQFNTGDIEHDFSVQTNGYHWTQDRYKNASTNYTSPTIGNIYDPKILNYTGARRGSGLYHYAVLDMYNVSVLDDITINDKFDVMLSASKAWMRQESYNARQQRLVKAYSDSGYSWAGSLIFHPIEDASIYYTYADSLQQGSTYVYPASSPYAGEVASTSPYRSKQHEIGAKIRVADMIDFSVAYFDIRRPIAYLNSSTGIYGINGEQRNRGFEFMSGGRITQNLSVLGGFTYIDPKMHNVSIEGANRKVVNGIPKINANLMLDYVIPGTNKLAVSTNFHYTGKMYLDDLNTQHTPSFFVTDIGIRYTSEHLLGDKTTLRFNVNNVFNKKYWAGMYPASADGEGGINPKSVLGSANGVTLGESRSFMLSAEVKF
- a CDS encoding TrkA C-terminal domain-containing protein, whose product is MKQILIIASGEFARHFLSQVYKIKDVVHNYRVVAKNALSVPEALQKEQNFSIEIFDPTSIERLRAVLSLAEFDRCIMIMDDEFDAKVTLENLKTLAPDLELYAADFWGLLRDNKNEAHVKIVNTLALNSSRFIGFLPDSPVFADNIGLGRGEIMEVKVPVGSSFAYKKISTLSNAKYQIPMIYRHNNYIVTTPGSRIYPNDTILVVGEPSALRAVFAEVKKQSGQFPSPFGLNIFALIDMKKMSGDEIARAVRALEFLDLHIRNHKIYLRILNPLLNDAFSELKALCERDKFEILIDYSGELNLKRDVSENKAGLVVCSNGVFEAKKAALKALEIPVLSLGEDELKDVRKSVVLSAGERLREESSIVFDISSQLGLDVYLYLFGESEKGEFAQSYVSLSKLFKQSLFVIPCERQNPILALGSERDLLQFVPFNDRILARKLTSIFNQDLDQMYFKLGKNHQIFVPSDYGYEK
- the aroB gene encoding 3-dehydroquinate synthase — its product is MKIDLNLGKKYSVFIDELHSLKLSGKVAIVTNPKVAGLWLDFLLQRLDCEQKFIITIPDGEEYKNTASVEQILEQLFSSKLDRKSTLIALGGGVISDITGFCASIYERGIDFINIPTTLLAQVDASVGGKTGVNNRFGKNLIGSFYQPRAVYCESKFLSTLPAREFAAGVAEAVKMAVCFDVELFKFFETHDLKSADEISHVIARCVEIKAGVVERDERESGVRAVLNYGHTLAHAIEKITDYKKFLHGEAVAIGMVMANALARRLGKLNELEEEQIRKVLQKFALPIKFHVEDAAEFYELFFLDKKSENGKIKFILPDGIGKFYASKEIAKDEVIAALKEFE